The Microlunatus antarcticus genome window below encodes:
- a CDS encoding GNAT family N-acetyltransferase → MRIREATAGDWSAIHPIFAAVVSAGTTYVYPLGLSSEEARALWMGQGHVVVAVEEDEAADGTVLGSAVMGPNRMGRGAHVATASFMVSEHTRGRGVGRALGEHMLAWAGAEGFRAVQFNAVVETNTAAVALWRSLGFTVIGTVPEAFDHPEHGYVGLHVMHRFLP, encoded by the coding sequence GTGCGCATCCGCGAGGCGACCGCCGGTGACTGGTCGGCCATCCACCCGATCTTCGCCGCGGTCGTCTCCGCGGGCACGACGTACGTCTACCCGCTCGGCCTGTCGTCGGAGGAGGCCCGAGCCCTCTGGATGGGCCAGGGCCACGTCGTGGTCGCCGTCGAGGAGGACGAGGCGGCCGACGGCACAGTCCTGGGCTCGGCGGTGATGGGGCCGAACCGGATGGGACGGGGCGCCCACGTGGCGACGGCGAGCTTCATGGTCTCCGAGCACACCCGCGGTCGCGGGGTGGGTCGCGCGCTGGGGGAGCACATGCTCGCCTGGGCGGGCGCCGAGGGCTTCCGGGCCGTGCAGTTCAACGCGGTGGTCGAGACGAACACGGCGGCGGTCGCCCTGTGGCGCTCGCTCGGCTTCACGGTGATCGGCACCGTCCCGGAGGCCTTCGACCACCCCGAGCACGGCTACGTCGGGCTGCACGTCATGCATCGCTTCCTGCCCTGA